A single region of the Nicotiana sylvestris chromosome 6, ASM39365v2, whole genome shotgun sequence genome encodes:
- the LOC138871449 gene encoding uncharacterized protein gives MPFGLKNARATYMRAMTTIFHDIIHREIEVYVDDVIIKSKKQSDHVKDLRKFFQRLRMYNLKLNPTKCAFGVPSGKLLGFVVSRRGIELDPSKIKAIQELPPPKNKTELLKKNVVVKWTDKCQEAFDKIKRYLSNPPVLVPPEPGRPLILYLIVLDNSFGCVLGQHDITGKKEQTIYYLKVMCVDEVDRDEKPGWKLFFDGPANMKGVGVGAVLISETGQHYPVTAQLRFHCTNNMAEYEACILGLRSVKFRHIPRIHNEIADALATLASMLHHSDKAYVDPMHSQVRNQHAYCNVVEEEIDGEPWFHDVKEYIRSGVYPVHATGDQKRTILRMASGFFLSGGILYKRTPDLGLLRYIDAKKASTTMVEVHSGVCGPHMNGYVLAKKILRAGTTPYLLVYGTEAVIPAEVEIPSFRIVAEAEIDDDEWVKTRLEQLSLIDEKRLAAVCHGQLYQKRMARAYNKKVCPWKFKVGQMVLKRILPHQAEAKGKFAPN, from the exons atgccatttggtttgaagaatgctagggcaacttacatgagggcgatgaccaccatatttcatgacataaTACAcagggagattgaggtttatgtagatgatgtgatcataaagtcaaagaagcagtCCGACCATGTtaaggatttgaggaagtttttccaaagactccgcaTGTATAACCTCAAGCTCAATCCaacgaaatgtgcatttggtgtcccgTCGGGGAAGCTGCTGGGATTCGTGGTTAGTAGACGCGGCATTGAGTTAGATccatcgaagatcaaagccattcaagagttaccgccaccaaagaacaaaacagag ctgctgaagaagaatgttgtggtcaagtggactgacaaatgtcaagaagcatttgataagattaagAGGTACCTGTCGAATCCACCTgtgctggtcccaccagagcctggaagacctttaattctctatttgataGTCTTGGATAATTCctttggctgtgtattgggtcaacatgacatcacgggaaagaaggagcaaacgatctattatctca aggttaTGTGTGTTGACGAGGTTGACCGAGatgaaaagccaggttggaaactcttctttgatggaccTGCTAACATGAAGGGTGTCGGAGTAGGGGCTGTACTTATatctgaaacagggcaacactacccAGTAACAGCCCAGCTTCGATTtcattgcaccaacaatatggccgagtatgaagcatgcattctaggtttgag GTCGGTTAAATTTAGACATATTCCcaggattcataatgagattgctgatgccttggctactctggcgtcaatgttacatcattcGGACAAGGCTTATGTCGACCCCATGCATAGCCAAGTTCGtaatcaacatgcttattgtaatgtggtggaagaggaaatagatggcgaaccttggttccacgatgtcaaggaatacatcaggtcgggggtatatccagtacatgctacaggtgaccaaaagagaaccattttACGtatggctagtggatttttcttgagtggaggaatcttgtacaagaggactccgGATTTAGGACTGCTGAGGTACATAGACGCTAAAAAAGCTTCAACTACCATGGTCGAAGTGcattctggagtttgcgggccgcacatgaacgggtatgtcttggcaaagaagatacttcgagcag gtacaactccttatctgttggtatatggaactgaggcagttatacctgcggaagttgagatTCCATCATTTCGGATCGTTGcagaagctgaaattgatgatgatgagtgggtcaaaacccggctagagcagttgagtttgattgatgagaaaaggttagctgcagtatgtcatggtcaattgtatcagaagagaatggcaagagcatacaacaaaaaggtgtgtccTTGGAAATTCAAAGTGGGCCAGatggtattgaaacgcatccttcctcatcaggctgaagctaaaggcaagttcgccccaaactga